The Aspergillus flavus chromosome 6, complete sequence nucleotide sequence AGATCCAACACATGGCAGAGTCCCACCGCCTAGTTGACCGCTAACTTATCTTATCGGCCTCCTTGTTTATGTACTTTAGtgtatacggagtacattttACTGTATACAGCATGTTAATTAAAGACAATCGAGGTTATGCTGTGCATTACTAAATTCAGCGTGTGTTAGTGCCTTTTATGTCTAACAGAGATTAATTGTCAGAGTGCAATTCCTTTTTGACATGCATCCGCACATCTGAAGCTATTATTCAGCAACACCAGCATTATGAGCTAAgagactactagtactatatacatatagCAACGCTGGCTCTTTGGAAATTATAAAACAGATGTCAAGAAATAAAGCCAGTCCCTTTTCAGtctactatatattcttgAGCCCCACTCCATCGCGAAAAAAAACTGAATCATTCTGACAGGTCATCAAGGTCATCACTATCAAGATATCCTACAAAAGCGCGTTCGAAGAACGTTCGCCATACTTTGTTCtggtgtttcttctttttctttttcttttggcgttcaaagtcatcgtcatcataaTCATCGACATTCGTACTGTCTGCCAGAAAATCATTCTTTTTGGAGGATTCCTTCGCAATTCGAGTCGCCAGCTCGAAGAAACTGCGCACTGTGAGATCCTTCATCTTGTAAATCGGATCATTTCTAGTATCGTATTCGACCTCAAAGACGAAAGCATTATCATTATGGCTCGTTTCACGAACCTCGTTAACTTCGGTGTCTGTAGGATTGATGGAGTCACCCGCAACTTCCCAGCTGTTGGTCATGTGCTCGTTAATCTTGCTTAGGTTGGCGAAATATTGAGTGTAACCCAACCATGTAAACGGTTGGTTCGAGTACGCCGGTCCTGGTGGAGCAGATGACGACGGGGGTTTGGGGACCTTGAAGTGgggctgcttcttcttcttcttccccttcttctttttctcgatgaatgcatcatcatcatcatcatcatcatctatcaCATCGGAGGATGGCGAGGCCATTGCAGTATCTTGATCCCGAGACTCGGCCCAAGTCGTGGCATCGACTAAACCAGAGATGTTATATTCAACGACCCGAAGCGATGGAAAGTAATTGGGAACTACACTGGCAGATACCAATGATACGCTGTATCGCTCAGCCCAGGGACCACCGATCTTCTTTAAAAACTTgcgtttctttttgtttgccACCAGAACCTCAGGATCAGCATCTTCGGTATGCTCGGTAGAACTATCCTCAAATAATTCATGTAAGGCTGACATTCCCGGGGGTGGTGACGGCATTTTAGACCAATCTTCCCTAAGATCGACAAGGTAACTTTGGCGGGACTGAATAGAGACCAAGGGAGACGTATCGGCAGATATGGCTAAAGAAGCCGAGTCCTTGCTGGCATCAAGGATATCCACTTTATGGCTGTCCTGGAGCATAAAATGGTCGATGTTCATATGCCCATAGGCAGTACCAACAATAATGTCTCGATACTGCTGGACCCAAAGAGTGTACTTCTGCCAACACGTCTCATCCCAGCTTCGTTTGGATCCAGACCTCGCCGGGGGAACATGGCCTATCAGGATTGCTTTCATGTGCCGTGACCGCAGCAACTCTAGTTGCACACGCAGCCACTCCATATGTTCAAACCCTGGCTGTGATTTGGCGCTACAGCCGTCGACCGCGGAGTTGGAGTCAAAGAAATACATCGTGTTCAGGCTAATGACTGCCAACCTGTTGGGAACCACCTCCGACGTAAACCAGCCGCCCTCCACGAAGGTGTGGCGCTGATGCTCCGGGATGAACTTTGCCCATATATCGACAAACTTCTTAGTCCATCGGTTTGGACCATCGTTAAATATGTTGTGTGGCATGAAGTCGTTGTTTCCCAGCGTAGGAACGATTGGAATAGAAGGGGTGCGACTGGAACCCTCTTTGAAAGTGTCAATGAATTTGCCAGCAATGATCTCGTTCATGGCAGacacctcctcttctgttcGAGGAATTCTCTCATCATTATCATGACGAGCAGAGTCGCCAGTCCAGATGACAAAGTCGATATCACCTTTGAGGTTCTTCTCTATCCAGCGGAATGTTTCGTTTATGAGGGTAAAAGGCGAGTCGCATTCGCTCCCTTCCGCCCCAAAGTACCCCGCAGGGCCTTTTCCCCAATGGCATgcgtcatcctcgtcaacGGATCTCCCGGTCTTGTAGTGCGAGTCTGGATGTAGGTCTACAAAGGTTAGCCTACTTCTCCGTTTGCTGGAATAAACGACTCCATACCTGTTATATGCAGAAAGCGGCCGGTGAGTCCTCGGCTAGAAGAGGAGTCCGGTGGCTTGTCAATGCTGTAAAGGTCGCCATTTGAGTGCCAAAGCTGGTTGCCTAATGGCTGTTGGTCTGATATGGGTATGGCGAGGACACTGCCGATCAGGGTAGAGACAATCGGGAAAAGCAGAATGGGAAGCATTGGTATTTCTTTCCAGACCATAAGAAGCCCCAACCGGGCGGCAAAAGAATGGTTTAGCCTCTACCAACAATCCCAAACATGAAAACAGGAAGTAAATACGCGACCTGAGAAGTTGAGGAAGcgagagtaaaaaaaataagaaataatGACGGAGTTAACGTCACAACCGTTAGTTGATGAACGGGATTCGGAGACCGATTAGGTTTAGCCTGCCGAGTACCGTGCTGGACCACTTTTCGAGTCGGATTTCTTGGAATGTCTTTTCAGTATTCAAACTTTTCACACCCTTAACTAAAGATAGATTGGACCAATTCACAGGCCTTTATGCGCGCTCCGAAGGAGGGGTCATACTCCATGCTCAAGTGGTCGGATACCTATATGGGAGGTGCCTACTGACTCTCTATCAGAGTATATGTGCGGGTACAGTACTGGCTATGCAAGCGACCCGCAGCGCCAATCCTTTAATGTCTACCCAACCAAATGCCAGACCAAGCCTCTCCTGCACTTCGGGGGTCCCCACGTGGGTGCGAGGGAGCAGTTGGTTTGCTCGACTGGGTGTCAACCGGGAGTAACATGACCCGTTTATGAGTGTGGGAGACCTGGAGACCTTGTGAGCACGGGCTGTAGTTGTGGGTTCCATGGTCGATGCAAACGGGAAATTTCAATAGGGCACCGCTAAGGGTTGGGTCAGTCGAATTCACTAGCGCGAAGGCTTAAGATATCAGATCTGGCCACCCCATCGTCCGCAGATCATGTCTCGTGACTCATAATCATTGTTTCGACACACCATTTACTCCGTGGACTATGTACTCTATTGTTCTATAGGCATAACCTATTTTGCAGTAAACTGTCACAGTGTTGCTCCAAGGGTCTGTGCAGCATTCCGAAAAGACTGACATTGCCTAGCAAGGTACTTAATCTGCGTCGTCATGGTGCATCTGTAAGTTCAGTGCACAGATTATTACAGTCTCTTTGGTCCAATGATGTGGTCAGCACCTGTCAAACTAGTGATCTACCAGATGACTTACAGATCCATGGATGTCTCGACAATTCAAGCTGGGGCTTAAAATTGCCGACGCACAAAAGACGCCGTAATTGGCACACCTAATAATAACCCACAATCTTCGGCTAAGTTATAGctacagaaaagaaaaacactgTGTTAGTACTTCGAAGCGATTCGGGCAAAACGAggatctctctctctctctctctctcgcaACACTGCAAAAAGATGGTCGACCATACTGTCTTATTCATACCCGAGAATCCTTCGCTCATGTACATCCAACTATCTCAATCTAATGACCACACCGTTTATTTGGGAAGTTGCCGATGTGCGTGTTGGATGTTTAGTATGCAGTGACCCGTCGGATGCTGGTGGAAGTTCAAGTGGATTGGATTTGGATTGATCAAAATTCCCCAAGCCTTATGACTCAAGTGGTTTTGGTACACTATAGCGTATGCCAATGAGAACGTGGAATAGAGCAATATTACTGTCCTTGGGAGAGCTTTtcctgtatatataatataacaAATAGATTCTTAGGGTGGAGAGTACGGCAAGCATCCATAGACAAGAACAGCCGAGATtgaggaagaatatccttggaggtttctctttgttcttaTTCTATGATCCCCGCTAGAGATGGAGCACAGTCCACATATACGACTGCGGAAGTGATACTCTAATCCTAAAATGAATGTCGAGCAACATCACCGGCGTACAATGGACACAATGTATTGCAAGCATGAATACACTGGCATATGGTACGACTTCACGTGGAATTGGTGAACAGAAAGGATACTGGAGATTAAATGTCGATGGTGTTATAGGATAAAAGCCCCTCATCGTAATCACTCCACTAGTGCGGGGTTCAATTGCGCCAGTCGAAAACTGTCATCTCCTAGGTGCATCATCAAATTTTAGACTCATTTTGCCTTCTAAACAATTCATTGACTTTGCACAACCCCTGTTCTACTGTCACTGGCTCTAGTAGTTCGTCACTCGCAAGCCATCATGTCCGGATTTCCCACCCTTAAGCCTGCCTTCACCGTTCGGGTGCGTATGCTGACCAACACCAAGACTTGTCTCATGTTACTGAAATCTGACTTGTAACTAGGTGAACATAGATGCTCCTCTAGCAGTTGGTGGGTCATGTTTCTAAGCCTTTGATACCAAAGAGCGGCAGACAACTAATCATGTGCATAGGCAGCGCCTCTCGGTCCAACCCTCTGCAGGTTGTGGTATGTCAACCTATCCCTCACATCTCTACCTAACATAGAGACAGAAAGAATCTAATTGTACATTTTTGGTGGGCAAAAGCCAATGACCGGAGGTACCGTCAAGGGTGACTCTGGTTTCTCCCCCGCGCTCGACGCCGAATTCGTCGGTGTAGGCAATGACTACATCCACGCTGATGCCGATGGCAAGCACCTGCGATTGAATGCGCATGGAGTTCTTAAGTAGGCATTTACCTTTTTGctccttctccattcccttctttttctgccttcCTATATCTAGAATTTGTGTTCTAACTATCATCGTAATCCAGGACCAAGGATGATGCTGTAGGTTATTCTAATCCGCACGCACCAGCACATCGGAATGGAGGATAAGATACTTATCGACTGTCACAACAGCTCCTCTACCTGAACTACACCGGTGTTGTCACCCTCACCCCCGCAGAGCAGGCTGTCTTCGCCGGCACCGCCTCAGAGGGTTCAACGCCTTTCGGCAATATCTGTGAGTACATCGTTGGGTTATCCCTTCCAGAACCATCACTAACAGTAGCACTAGTCACCCATTTTACCTTCGAGGCAAGATAACGCCCTATTCCCACATTGAAGACAATACCATGTTAACATAAAAGCAGACCGGCGACGAGCGTTACAAGGACCTCGAGAACCGTGTTTTCGTCGGCCAGGGACGCTTCAACATCGAGAGCGGCAAGCCGGTCGTCGAGTACAGAGTCAGCCAGGTTCACCATGGTTAAGTCAGATTCTTTCACAATATCACGGTAGGACGAGCGTCAATCGATGTATCCACTCCAAGCGGAATATTAAACATATCCTCAACTCCCAGAAACAATTTTCGTAGGCTAGATTGTAGAGTAATGCCATGGCTGCCTACATACATATCAAGCATTCAGTCACCATCCAACAATGGTGTCCTCTCAGAGTTCCCTTCCACATCCCCCACCGTACGGACCCCACGCCGACGTAAAACCCCTCGCCCTTCCCAAGCACTCCAATCCGTATACCCACCCCCAAGTTTGCCCTGTCCCCAGGACTGCCTCAGTCTCTTTGTAGCCCACAACACGAAATACCCCAATGCAACAGTAGTCAATGTCCCCAGGACGGAGACCACGGCTGTCAAGAACGTAAAGGTACTAACATTGCACCCAAATGGCATAGCGCGGAGTTCCCATCGCTCCTTAGATCCCAAAGGACAGATATTCGAGGAGCCAAGAGGAGCCAAGATGGGGAAGCGAGCGGGATTGGGCACGCAGGTTGAGGTCTGTTAGGTTCAATTTAGACATATACTAGTAACTAAATATATGTATTGTTGAAGCGAAGTGGAGAGCATATAAAGAGAGAAGGTGTTATGTCCAACTGTATGAGAAAACGGTAATATCAACGTACCACTGAGCACCAGCTACAAGAGGCATCGCCTTGCAAACACCATCCGCAAGATTGTCTGCGCCAGCAGAGGTAAAAGAGCGGATCGTTTGTTTGGAGTGGGTATGACGTATTCGGGTCCATGGCCGGGATTGTGGTTGAGTTCGGAGAGTGATTGAATAATTGATTGTAGATTGTGATCTGTGTCTCTTTTATGCCCCAGGATGAGGGTAGAAGGAACTCTAGACTACTGTCATTACGAGGTTGATATCGCATGATATTTTTGATGTGTGCGGGGCGGCTGCAGgttaattttatttatattggAGATAAGAAGGTACCTTTCGTAAGAATGAGGTCTAGTCCAGCCTCAGTAGCTTAAATAGTGGTACTTTACGGGAACGCCCGATtggcttcttttttgtctcaAGCTGTAGGGTATTGGAAGTGCGCAAGCTGGGTAACACTTCTTCAATTGAATGAATTGTTTGTAGATGACTTAATATACTCGTGACTGTGCACATAAATTCATATATTTGACCTCGTCACTACGACATACTCGAAGTCTTTGATTTTGGTATAGGACACGCTCCATTGCACAAATGCCTAGAAAACCCCCATGAAATGCCCGGAAACATAAATTAAACCACGCGTTTGACCTGTCGGATCATAGTCAGTTATCGCCTAGTAAAAAGGGACAAGCAACCGGAGACGAGGAGCTTGTGTCCCATATAACTCACCTCAAAAAATCTCTTCAACCACCACACCTGGAAGATGCCCTCCCCGATAAGCACCGCAAGCTGGAAGATACTCCACCACTTCACTCTAGCATTTGTGCTCTCGGCGGTGTTTCGGTGTACCCGCTCTCTCACCACAATATAAGATTGCTCATCCTTAACCTGGGCCAATGCCTCCGAAAGACGACGAACTAGTAAACGGGAAACGATTAGCTGCTGGAGCGTCTCGAGCGCATATTGTGTTTTCATCCATACCTTCCACCTCCAAAGGATCTTGGGGCATTTCCGATTCGGGGACGTAGACAATTCCATGAACATTGAAGGATACCTCTTTAGAGTTCGAAGTCCATCCCTCGTTGCTGAAGCAGTAGACATATTTACCATCCGCGTGAGCAACAAACGAATAGTCCTCGGAGGAGATAGCTTGTTTATAGTACTGGCGGTTGTTCAAGGGGTCCTCGACCTAGCagcaaaaaaaagaaaaaacgtCAGCGCTCAGTTCATTCAATTCCAGTCAGTCCAAGTATCCGGTTGTTGGATTCTTATTGAATGAGACCCGCCATCGACCGAGGCCCAATCTGCATTCCGAAACAGCATAATGAGAGGGAAGGGCCGTACCCAGAAGTCGATCTCCAGATTGCCACTGCCTCCGAATTCCCGATCACCGACTTGGAAGCTGACCGTCATCTTGTCATCTTTGTGGAGTGATTCGTGGTAGCATTCTCTCGAGTGAGCCTTAAGCTGGATGGTGTGTGCGGTCACGGCGGTCATCCACCCCAGCGCGGTGATCAGGAGAGTTGTTGCGGAAAATCGCATGGTGGGTGTAGGGTTCCTTTCCTGCAATCGTAGTTTTCGACTGAGGGAATAGTATGAGCCTTCGAAAGAAAGCaggtagtggtggtggacgATTGCGGCCTGACGGTTGATATTCCCGACGACGCGCAAGGTGGTCTTCTCTCATTCCGTCTGGGAAGTTGAGGCGCTCGGACCACCAAAGTGCGGTGTATGGCCTCAGGTGTCACATTGTGAAGTTTATGAAATTATGCCAACTATACAAACAAGCAATCAATGAAACAGTTTCTAAGAATAATTAACTAGGTATTGTTACATTTGGACGACAATTAAAAT carries:
- a CDS encoding uncharacterized protein (uncharacterized protein family UPF0311), producing the protein MSGFPTLKPAFTVRVNIDAPLAVGSASRSNPLQVVPMTGGTVKGDSGFSPALDAEFVGVGNDYIHADADGKHLRLNAHGVLKTKDDALLYLNYTGVVTLTPAEQAVFAGTASEGSTPFGNIFTHFTFETGDERYKDLENRVFVGQGRFNIESGKPVVEYRVSQVHHG
- a CDS encoding putative vacuolar endopolyphosphatase — protein: MVWKEIPMLPILLFPIVSTLIGSVLAIPISDQQPLGNQLWHSNGDLYSIDKPPDSSSSRGLTGRFLHITDLHPDSHYKTGRSVDEDDACHWGKGPAGYFGAEGSECDSPFTLINETFRWIEKNLKGDIDFVIWTGDSARHDNDERIPRTEEEVSAMNEIIAGKFIDTFKEGSSRTPSIPIVPTLGNNDFMPHNIFNDGPNRWTKKFVDIWAKFIPEHQRHTFVEGGWFTSEVVPNRLAVISLNTMYFFDSNSAVDGCSAKSQPGFEHMEWLRVQLELLRSRHMKAILIGHVPPARSGSKRSWDETCWQKYTLWVQQYRDIIVGTAYGHMNIDHFMLQDSHKVDILDASKDSASLAISADTSPLVSIQSRQSYLVDLREDWSKMPSPPPGMSALHELFEDSSTEHTEDADPEVLVANKKKRKFLKKIGGPWAERYSVSLVSASVVPNYFPSLRVVEYNISGLVDATTWAESRDQDTAMASPSSDVIDDDDDDDDAFIEKKKKGKKKKKQPHFKVPKPPSSSAPPGPAYSNQPFTWLGYTQYFANLSKINEHMTNSWEVAGDSINPTDTEVNEVRETSHNDNAFVFEVEYDTRNDPIYKMKDLTVRSFFELATRIAKESSKKNDFLADSTNVDDYDDDDFERQKKKKKKKHQNKVWRTFFERAFVGYLDSDDLDDLSE
- a CDS encoding suppressor/enhancer of lin-12 protein 9 precursor, which produces MRFSATTLLITALGWMTAVTAHTIQLKAHSRECYHESLHKDDKMTVSFQVGDREFGGSGNLEIDFWVEDPLNNRQYYKQAISSEDYSFVAHADGKYVYCFSNEGWTSNSKEVSFNVHGIVYVPESEMPQDPLEVEVRRLSEALAQVKDEQSYIVVRERVHRNTAESTNARVKWWSIFQLAVLIGEGIFQVWWLKRFFEVKRVV